In Pseudoalteromonas xiamenensis, the following are encoded in one genomic region:
- the corC gene encoding CNNM family magnesium/cobalt transport protein CorC (CorC(YbeX) belongs to the Cyclin M Mg2+ Exporter (CNNM) family, and was characterized as belonging to a set of three proteins, at least one of which must be present for CorA to function.), protein MSDDNSQSSQGSSSKSWLSRITQLLQGEPQNKEELVEVIADAQERSLIDPETKDMMQGVLEVSEMRVRDIMIPRSQMVTLDVDVSIEAQLGAMMESSHSRFPVICEDKDHVEGILLAKDLLPLILSKEPHLPSLRQYLRPAFVVPESKRVDTLLNEFRQKRYHMAIVIDEYGGVSGLVTIEDILELIVGEIEDEHDDDEEQQQIRQLAKYTYIVQALTPLEDFNEFFKTSFNTEEADTVGGIVLHAFGHMPSRGETIEIAPLQIKVTNADSRRIVQLQVTVPKPQNGDEYQD, encoded by the coding sequence ATGAGCGACGATAACTCGCAAAGTAGCCAGGGTTCTTCAAGTAAGAGCTGGCTGAGCCGGATCACCCAGTTGTTACAGGGGGAACCCCAAAACAAAGAAGAGTTGGTAGAAGTCATTGCCGACGCTCAGGAAAGAAGCCTTATCGACCCTGAGACCAAAGACATGATGCAAGGCGTTTTGGAAGTCTCCGAAATGCGAGTGCGCGATATCATGATCCCACGTTCACAAATGGTGACGTTGGATGTCGATGTATCAATCGAAGCCCAATTAGGGGCAATGATGGAATCATCGCATTCACGTTTTCCTGTTATTTGTGAAGATAAAGACCACGTAGAGGGTATTTTACTCGCGAAAGATTTGCTGCCGCTCATTTTAAGCAAAGAGCCACACCTCCCGTCTTTACGCCAATACCTGCGCCCTGCGTTTGTTGTGCCAGAAAGCAAGCGTGTAGATACCCTGCTTAACGAGTTTCGTCAAAAGCGTTATCACATGGCCATCGTTATCGATGAATACGGTGGTGTGTCGGGCTTGGTGACTATCGAAGATATTCTTGAGCTGATTGTGGGTGAAATTGAAGATGAGCATGATGACGATGAAGAGCAACAACAAATTCGTCAACTCGCGAAATACACCTATATCGTACAAGCGTTAACGCCTCTTGAAGATTTCAATGAGTTCTTCAAGACGTCGTTTAATACGGAAGAAGCAGATACTGTCGGTGGTATTGTGTTGCACGCATTTGGCCACATGCCAAGTCGTGGTGAAACGATAGAAATTGCACCTTTGCAGATCAAAGTAACGAATGCCGACAGCCGTCGTATCGTTCAACTTCAGGTAACCGTACCTAAGCCTCAAAATGGCGACGAATATCAAGACTAA
- the ybeY gene encoding rRNA maturation RNase YbeY — translation MNLDLDLQIAGEFDNLPTAEQFQLWAEKALVNYCETAEMTIRIATSEESQQLNHEYRGKDKPTNVLSFPFEAPPEIELPLLGDLIICPDVVLKESIEQEKTFHDHFAHMVVHGCLHLLGFDHINDQDALEMEAIEKEVLADLGISDPYRDDVE, via the coding sequence ATTAATCTTGATTTAGATTTACAAATTGCCGGTGAATTCGACAATTTACCTACCGCAGAGCAATTCCAACTGTGGGCTGAGAAAGCGCTCGTCAATTACTGCGAGACTGCTGAAATGACCATCCGCATCGCAACCAGTGAAGAGTCGCAACAACTCAATCACGAGTATCGCGGCAAAGATAAACCAACAAATGTGTTATCTTTCCCATTTGAAGCGCCACCAGAAATAGAATTGCCATTATTAGGTGATTTAATTATTTGTCCCGATGTGGTTTTAAAAGAGTCGATTGAGCAAGAAAAGACCTTTCATGACCATTTTGCCCATATGGTTGTTCATGGTTGCTTGCATTTACTTGGCTTTGACCATATAAATGACCAAGATGCACTCGAGATGGAAGCCATCGAGAAAGAAGTGTTAGCCGATTTGGGAATTTCAGACCCTTATCGTGATGATGTTGAATAA
- a CDS encoding PhoH family protein, with the protein MSNQLSSLEFFLEPADNARLASLCGAFDEHLKQIERRLGVEIAHRDNAFKVTGQPVQSKAAEDVIKALYIETQTLKGKTKELTPDDVHLAIAEANCLEQEAPSVWDKEVFIKTRRGVIKPRNPHQSQYVANILRHDITFGVGPAGTGKTYLAVAAAVDALERQEVRRILLTRPAVEAGEKLGFLPGDLTQKIDPYLRPLYDALFEMLGFEKVERLIERNVIEVAPLAYMRGRTLNDAFIILDESQNTTTEQMKMFLTRIGFNSKAVITGDITQVDLPRGARSGLRHAIEVLSDVNEISFNFFQAHDVVRHPVVARIVEAYEKKEEAERIERAEKQKAREAERFANQEKSS; encoded by the coding sequence TTGAGTAACCAGTTAAGTAGTTTAGAATTTTTTCTCGAACCCGCCGACAATGCTCGACTTGCCTCACTGTGTGGCGCTTTTGACGAACACCTAAAACAAATTGAACGCCGCCTAGGTGTTGAAATCGCACATCGCGACAATGCCTTTAAAGTAACGGGTCAACCCGTTCAATCAAAAGCAGCAGAAGACGTTATTAAAGCGCTTTATATCGAAACTCAAACGCTCAAAGGCAAAACAAAAGAACTCACGCCGGATGACGTACATTTAGCGATTGCTGAAGCCAACTGTTTAGAGCAAGAAGCGCCAAGCGTCTGGGATAAAGAAGTTTTTATTAAAACGCGTCGTGGTGTAATTAAACCTCGCAACCCACATCAAAGTCAGTATGTTGCAAACATTCTGCGTCATGACATCACCTTCGGGGTCGGTCCTGCTGGCACAGGCAAAACCTACCTAGCGGTTGCCGCCGCGGTGGACGCGTTAGAACGTCAAGAAGTTCGTCGTATTCTGTTAACACGCCCAGCCGTTGAAGCGGGTGAAAAACTGGGTTTCTTACCCGGTGACTTAACACAGAAAATCGACCCATACTTGCGCCCGCTTTACGACGCGTTATTTGAAATGCTCGGTTTTGAAAAAGTTGAACGTTTAATTGAACGTAACGTAATAGAAGTTGCACCACTGGCTTATATGCGTGGTCGCACACTGAATGATGCCTTTATTATTCTCGATGAAAGCCAAAACACGACGACAGAACAAATGAAAATGTTCTTAACGCGAATTGGATTTAATTCAAAAGCGGTCATCACCGGTGACATTACGCAGGTAGATTTACCTCGCGGCGCACGTTCTGGCCTCCGTCATGCAATAGAAGTATTAAGTGACGTCAACGAAATATCCTTCAATTTCTTCCAAGCTCACGACGTTGTTCGTCACCCTGTCGTTGCTCGAATTGTCGAAGCGTATGAGAAAAAAGAAGAAGCTGAACGAATTGAACGTGCAGAAAAGCAAAAAGCACGTGAAGCAGAGCGTTTTGCAAACCAAGAGAAGTCATCGTGA
- the miaB gene encoding tRNA (N6-isopentenyl adenosine(37)-C2)-methylthiotransferase MiaB produces MGKKLHIKTWGCQMNEYDSQKMADLLDATNGYQLTEEAEDADVILLNTCSIREKAQEKVFHQLGRWKLLKDDKPDLVIGVGGCVASQEGETIRQRAPFVDIVFGPQTLHRLPEMIKQVQNNEGSVVDVSFPEIEKFDRLPEPRAEGPSAFVSIMEGCSKYCTFCVVPYTRGEEVSRPLDDVLLEIAQLAEQGVREVNLLGQNVNAYRGDTHDGEICHFSDLLRYVAAIDGIDRIRYTTSHPVEFTQDIIDAYADIPELVDHLHLPVQSGSDRILNLMKRGHMAIEYKSTIRKLRKIRPNLSMSSDFIIGFPGETQEDFEATMQLINDIGFDMSFSFIYSARPGTPAADLPDDVSEDEKKQRLYILQDRINQMAQDISRKMVGMEQRILVEGPSKKDPMELRGRTENNRVVNFVGPHSVIGQFVDVKITDAFANSLRGELIRTESDMNLRKDVAPSTILNRAPSQPEADELGVTTFTP; encoded by the coding sequence ATGGGTAAAAAACTGCATATTAAGACCTGGGGTTGTCAGATGAACGAGTACGACTCCCAGAAGATGGCTGATCTCCTTGATGCAACCAATGGTTATCAACTTACAGAAGAAGCTGAAGATGCGGATGTTATTCTACTGAATACGTGTTCTATCCGTGAAAAAGCGCAAGAGAAAGTGTTCCATCAGCTAGGTCGTTGGAAACTTTTAAAAGACGACAAACCTGATCTTGTTATAGGTGTAGGCGGCTGTGTAGCCTCTCAAGAAGGTGAAACCATTCGCCAACGCGCACCGTTTGTTGATATCGTATTTGGTCCACAAACGCTGCACCGACTGCCTGAAATGATCAAGCAAGTGCAGAACAATGAAGGTTCTGTTGTTGACGTATCTTTCCCAGAAATCGAAAAGTTCGACCGTTTACCTGAGCCACGCGCAGAAGGTCCTTCGGCGTTTGTTTCCATTATGGAAGGCTGTTCTAAATACTGTACATTCTGCGTTGTGCCGTACACTCGTGGCGAAGAAGTGAGCCGTCCACTTGATGACGTGCTACTTGAAATTGCTCAACTTGCTGAACAAGGTGTGCGTGAAGTTAACTTACTTGGCCAAAACGTAAACGCGTATCGTGGTGACACGCATGACGGTGAAATCTGTCATTTCTCAGATTTACTGCGTTATGTTGCGGCGATTGACGGTATTGACCGTATTCGTTACACGACATCACATCCAGTAGAATTCACGCAGGACATCATTGATGCCTATGCCGATATTCCTGAGCTGGTTGATCACTTACACTTACCAGTGCAAAGTGGTTCAGATCGTATTCTGAACCTGATGAAACGCGGCCACATGGCGATTGAGTACAAATCAACGATTCGTAAACTTCGCAAGATTCGTCCAAATTTGAGCATGTCATCTGATTTTATCATTGGTTTCCCAGGCGAAACTCAAGAAGATTTCGAAGCGACCATGCAGCTTATTAACGACATTGGCTTTGATATGAGCTTTAGCTTTATTTACTCAGCTCGCCCTGGTACACCTGCTGCCGATTTACCAGATGATGTGTCAGAAGACGAAAAGAAACAACGTTTATACATATTACAAGACCGTATCAATCAAATGGCTCAAGACATAAGCCGAAAAATGGTTGGTATGGAACAACGTATCCTAGTTGAAGGTCCATCGAAGAAAGATCCGATGGAACTGCGCGGACGTACTGAAAACAATCGCGTCGTAAACTTCGTTGGCCCACACTCTGTTATCGGTCAATTTGTTGATGTGAAGATAACCGACGCATTCGCAAACTCTTTACGTGGCGAATTAATTCGTACAGAATCAGACATGAATTTGCGTAAGGATGTTGCACCTTCAACCATTTTGAACCGTGCACCATCTCAACCAGAGGCTGATGAACTCGGTGTTACTACGTTCACACCGTAG
- a CDS encoding FAD-dependent oxidoreductase yields the protein MKNKVVIIGGGMVGAATAVALAKKGAQVIVVEQFPIDPIETFNDAQIDIRVSAINRFSERLLESLGAMPTLKASRTAPYTRLTAFESGKNVLSFDHTEVNTSHLGHIIENKLIQASLWKQFKGLPITVKHFETPARKIEQSESEITLTYDQEVLQADLLIAADGGRSHVRQLAGIGTTGWQYSQHCMGVLIELDAPQQTETWQQFKATGPVALLPMSAPFANLIWYDNGNKLKLLSQLSPEQLKMEIKAHFPTLPGDFKVLNSAVFPLARQHANHYVKGRVVLVGDAAHTINPLAGQGVNLGFKDVVALVDVVSLDDVGECGALKTYERMRRKDNLLMMSTMDACYFGFSNDIEPLRIAREFILKMANNADSIKAQVLKHAMGDA from the coding sequence ATGAAAAACAAAGTGGTCATTATTGGTGGAGGCATGGTTGGCGCTGCTACGGCAGTGGCATTGGCAAAGAAAGGCGCGCAGGTAATTGTGGTCGAGCAATTTCCTATTGACCCCATTGAAACCTTCAATGATGCACAGATTGATATTCGAGTCTCTGCAATCAATCGTTTTTCAGAACGTTTACTTGAATCTTTGGGCGCAATGCCCACTCTAAAAGCTTCGCGTACAGCACCCTATACGCGCTTAACCGCGTTTGAGTCAGGAAAGAACGTGTTGAGTTTTGATCACACAGAAGTGAACACCAGTCATCTAGGCCACATTATTGAGAACAAACTTATCCAAGCTAGTCTGTGGAAACAGTTTAAAGGGCTACCTATCACCGTAAAGCACTTTGAGACGCCTGCTCGTAAAATAGAACAAAGTGAATCGGAGATTACGTTAACGTATGACCAAGAAGTGCTACAAGCGGATTTGCTGATTGCTGCAGACGGAGGGCGTTCCCATGTCCGACAGCTTGCTGGGATTGGAACCACCGGTTGGCAATACTCTCAACACTGTATGGGGGTGTTAATTGAGCTTGACGCGCCTCAGCAAACCGAAACTTGGCAACAGTTTAAAGCTACAGGACCTGTCGCGCTTCTTCCCATGTCAGCACCGTTTGCCAATTTAATTTGGTATGACAATGGTAATAAATTGAAACTACTCAGCCAGCTTTCACCGGAACAGTTAAAAATGGAAATTAAAGCGCATTTTCCTACCTTGCCTGGTGATTTTAAGGTGCTCAACTCAGCTGTATTCCCACTTGCTCGTCAACATGCAAACCACTATGTGAAAGGTCGAGTTGTGCTTGTCGGTGATGCCGCTCATACGATTAATCCTTTAGCGGGGCAGGGGGTTAATTTGGGCTTTAAAGACGTCGTCGCGTTAGTGGATGTTGTTAGCCTTGATGATGTGGGTGAGTGTGGTGCATTAAAGACATACGAGCGTATGCGACGTAAAGACAATTTACTGATGATGTCGACAATGGATGCGTGTTATTTCGGTTTTTCAAATGATATCGAGCCTCTGCGTATCGCACGTGAGTTTATATTAAAAATGGCAAATAACGCGGACTCTATAAAAGCGCAAGTTTTAAAACACGCCATGGGAGACGCATAA
- a CDS encoding TOMM system kinase/cyclase fusion protein has product MPYTQISDQYIKTSFLASNYTLLEKIGEGGFGKVYKAKQLNTDQFVAIKFLAIQPYSEEESKQRYIERFKRETMLSSKLHHPNIVRLLDQGQCNENLLYAVFEYVDGQSLRTFLTSNGPMSPLDAQDIMLQLLDALIHAHQHGIIHRDIKPANIMLSKGGARTHAKILDFGIGTLTQDSRHQEFNTLTLTQETLGTPSYSAPEQLRGEPATESTDLYVWGLLFLECLTGIPAVSGSSLASIYHKQLSDAQVPVPQALLGHPIAGLLRRVLHKNPNDRVITGEEAYQELTRMNMANLVGALGTFRAVNVPNESTVILRDDEPNYPLHSDYTFFTERKQITVLAVRFSIALIPGSDSDLDVLDALFKSHRGHCLDIATRFGAYHVGSLGDTSLFYFGYPTASDNDTRLCARTALEVMSDLAKRNALVKDSQGAELSMHAGIHSGIFTTYANSTPEGHIANAALALARQAENNQILCSREARNLLEPYTEFDAHDDLQLGLTSATDPVFNLVGERRIEAFGFMRGTRNNHELIGRGVELEQTLSMFKGLSQSSNIAHIFGEAGIGKSRLLQEIRKNASGYQHLVAQCLPEHQNNALYPILNLVRYLYNTPQLSSEKAIALFSDILAENTPSLDVENALPILMIWLNIEFGEELTASTLAPDQQKSILFTSLTALLSSKYHSISEKKLYIVEDIHWADTTTLEFVQHFAKTLKQGDVLLSTSRQALPSQLNDLTLLEVGLKKLTEQATEDFIVKLFDERPVARNVLDVLINRTDGIPLFIEELVDMIKQKELVSVIAGEINFASPDKLEQVPSSLRESLQQKLDSLVYAKETAQLAATIGREFEYDLLVAASSLSENQIQNDLNELVSKDLIVHQRHVSNDSYIFKHALVRDAAYDSMVSEDKIHTHINIAGTLCSLKKLPLQDRHLSAGWHFVQAKEPIRALDSYNSVLKFYVSHSLNSKTNEVYSIVKGIADEFPNQVELSPSYLESLTFVLTAYMSLYGYAGLETIALASDIQKSLDKIEVSRQQEEHILNVLEQVQWAQFLAFHYSSQRKAARELGETILADCQNNLPKTCCTLVHLAQAYAFDGDYLQSKEAYDVVVNNATRIENIPDVVTKFGSEPYSQGLTMCSIVELMIGNIKQSFCRAELGLTVSLHSKHDISITFAYIFIALHYFCLNDKYGVLETYQRYSKDVEHDVWAKAFLDILHDWANNQYDTALSIRKAMLESGQSFALGVYETSIADTLITRGEFEKARVLMEDAIARVESLDEVYAVPLLKRYLAKSIALEGHDPALAEALYVQAAMQAQEQQATFKEFNCVIELVEFFPTQNRLARLGEVYEKLKDESASYYFEKAKGLLESRCI; this is encoded by the coding sequence ATGCCTTATACACAAATCTCAGATCAATATATTAAAACGTCTTTTCTCGCTTCCAACTACACTCTGCTTGAGAAAATTGGTGAAGGTGGTTTCGGCAAAGTATATAAAGCAAAACAACTGAACACAGACCAATTCGTTGCTATTAAATTTCTCGCGATTCAACCTTACAGTGAAGAAGAATCAAAACAACGCTATATCGAGCGATTCAAACGAGAGACGATGCTTAGCAGCAAATTGCACCACCCAAATATTGTGCGCTTGCTCGACCAAGGCCAGTGTAATGAAAATCTGCTTTACGCTGTATTTGAATACGTTGATGGCCAGTCGTTGAGGACCTTTTTAACATCTAATGGTCCTATGTCCCCATTGGATGCTCAAGATATTATGTTGCAGTTGCTCGATGCGCTTATTCACGCGCACCAGCACGGTATTATCCATCGCGACATTAAACCTGCCAATATCATGTTGAGTAAAGGGGGAGCGCGAACTCACGCCAAAATATTGGACTTCGGTATAGGTACGCTTACTCAAGATAGTCGCCATCAGGAATTTAATACATTAACACTGACTCAAGAAACGCTTGGCACCCCTTCTTACAGTGCGCCAGAGCAACTACGCGGAGAACCGGCTACAGAAAGTACAGACCTATATGTGTGGGGCTTATTGTTTTTAGAGTGTTTAACTGGCATCCCAGCAGTCAGCGGTTCAAGTTTAGCGTCTATCTATCATAAGCAACTTAGCGACGCACAAGTGCCTGTTCCCCAAGCCTTGTTGGGGCATCCAATCGCAGGACTACTTAGACGAGTACTACATAAAAACCCCAACGATAGGGTGATCACCGGTGAGGAAGCCTACCAAGAACTAACGCGCATGAATATGGCGAATTTGGTCGGGGCATTGGGCACGTTCAGAGCGGTAAATGTACCCAACGAGTCTACGGTCATTTTGCGTGATGATGAGCCAAACTATCCGCTGCATTCTGACTACACGTTTTTTACGGAGCGCAAGCAAATTACGGTGCTTGCTGTTCGCTTTAGCATTGCGTTAATCCCTGGAAGTGACAGCGACCTCGACGTGCTCGATGCCTTATTTAAGTCCCACCGTGGGCATTGTTTAGATATAGCGACCCGTTTTGGGGCATACCATGTCGGCAGTTTGGGCGATACGAGTTTATTTTATTTTGGTTACCCAACAGCAAGTGACAACGATACACGCCTGTGTGCCCGTACCGCGCTCGAGGTGATGAGTGATTTGGCAAAACGTAACGCATTAGTTAAAGATAGCCAAGGCGCCGAATTAAGCATGCACGCGGGTATTCATAGTGGCATTTTTACGACTTACGCGAATAGTACACCAGAGGGGCATATCGCCAATGCTGCGTTGGCATTAGCTAGACAAGCCGAGAACAACCAAATCTTGTGTAGCCGCGAGGCAAGGAATTTGCTTGAGCCTTACACTGAATTTGACGCGCATGACGACTTACAATTAGGACTGACATCGGCGACGGATCCTGTGTTTAACCTAGTTGGTGAGCGCAGAATTGAAGCGTTTGGATTTATGCGCGGCACACGTAACAACCATGAGTTGATTGGTCGTGGTGTTGAACTTGAGCAAACGTTATCGATGTTCAAAGGTTTAAGTCAAAGTAGCAACATTGCGCATATTTTTGGGGAAGCTGGAATTGGCAAGTCGCGATTATTACAAGAGATCCGTAAAAATGCCTCAGGCTATCAACACCTCGTGGCACAGTGTTTACCAGAACACCAAAACAACGCACTTTATCCTATTTTAAATTTAGTGCGCTATCTCTATAACACGCCTCAATTAAGCAGTGAAAAAGCAATCGCGTTGTTTAGTGACATTTTAGCCGAGAATACGCCAAGCTTAGACGTAGAAAACGCATTACCAATTTTAATGATCTGGTTAAATATTGAATTTGGAGAAGAGTTAACAGCCTCGACCCTAGCGCCAGATCAACAAAAGTCGATTCTATTTACTAGTTTAACGGCATTGTTATCGAGTAAATATCACAGCATCAGCGAGAAAAAGCTGTATATCGTTGAGGATATACACTGGGCCGACACGACGACATTAGAATTTGTTCAACACTTCGCGAAAACGCTCAAGCAAGGCGATGTACTACTCAGTACTTCGCGCCAAGCGCTGCCAAGTCAACTAAACGACTTAACGCTTTTAGAAGTTGGTCTGAAAAAATTGACTGAGCAAGCTACGGAAGACTTTATCGTTAAATTGTTTGATGAGCGGCCTGTTGCTCGCAATGTGCTCGATGTACTTATAAACCGCACAGATGGTATACCGCTGTTTATCGAAGAATTGGTAGACATGATTAAACAAAAAGAGTTAGTCAGTGTAATAGCGGGGGAAATTAACTTTGCTAGCCCAGACAAACTTGAGCAAGTCCCATCAAGCCTACGCGAATCATTACAGCAAAAGCTTGATAGCCTCGTTTATGCCAAAGAAACGGCACAGCTTGCCGCAACCATAGGCCGAGAGTTCGAATACGATTTGCTCGTCGCCGCATCGTCACTCAGTGAAAACCAGATTCAAAATGATTTGAATGAATTGGTATCTAAAGACTTAATTGTTCATCAGCGTCATGTCAGCAACGACAGCTATATATTCAAACACGCGTTGGTAAGAGATGCCGCCTACGACAGTATGGTAAGTGAAGATAAAATTCATACTCATATAAACATCGCAGGCACACTATGCTCGCTCAAAAAGCTTCCACTGCAAGACAGACATTTATCCGCGGGGTGGCATTTTGTGCAAGCGAAGGAACCAATACGAGCACTTGATTCGTACAATTCGGTGCTGAAGTTTTACGTAAGTCACTCTTTGAACTCGAAGACGAATGAGGTTTACAGTATCGTAAAAGGAATTGCAGACGAGTTTCCTAACCAGGTAGAGCTGAGTCCTTCATATCTTGAGTCGCTCACATTTGTATTAACGGCATACATGTCGTTATACGGATATGCTGGTCTAGAAACGATAGCACTTGCAAGCGACATTCAAAAATCCTTAGATAAAATTGAAGTCAGTAGACAGCAAGAAGAGCATATTTTAAACGTACTTGAACAAGTACAATGGGCACAATTTTTAGCTTTTCACTATAGTTCACAGAGAAAAGCAGCCCGAGAATTAGGCGAAACTATATTAGCAGATTGTCAAAATAATCTCCCAAAAACATGCTGTACTCTTGTTCATTTGGCCCAAGCATATGCCTTTGATGGGGATTATCTTCAATCAAAAGAAGCATATGACGTAGTCGTTAATAATGCGACACGTATTGAAAATATACCAGATGTGGTAACTAAATTTGGCTCAGAGCCTTATTCCCAAGGCTTAACTATGTGTTCAATTGTTGAATTAATGATTGGAAACATTAAGCAATCGTTTTGTCGTGCTGAATTGGGTCTAACGGTTTCGCTGCATTCAAAGCATGATATTTCGATAACCTTTGCCTATATCTTTATTGCACTCCACTATTTCTGCCTAAATGACAAATATGGCGTCTTAGAAACGTATCAACGATACAGTAAAGATGTAGAGCATGATGTATGGGCAAAAGCATTTTTGGACATACTGCATGACTGGGCAAATAACCAATACGACACGGCGCTCTCAATTAGAAAGGCAATGTTAGAAAGCGGGCAATCTTTCGCGTTGGGTGTCTATGAGACTTCCATCGCTGACACGTTGATTACGCGTGGCGAATTTGAAAAAGCTAGAGTCTTAATGGAAGACGCGATAGCACGAGTTGAATCGTTAGATGAAGTCTATGCTGTACCGCTCCTAAAGCGATATTTAGCTAAATCAATCGCACTTGAAGGGCATGACCCAGCGCTTGCGGAAGCTCTTTATGTTCAGGCTGCGATGCAAGCTCAAGAACAGCAAGCAACATTTAAAGAGTTTAATTGTGTTATTGAACTTGTTGAGTTTTTCCCTACTCAGAACCGCTTAGCTCGTCTTGGGGAGGTATATGAAAAACTCAAAGATGAAAGTGCAAGTTATTATTTCGAGAAAGCAAAAGGGTTATTGGAAAGTCGATGTATATGA
- a CDS encoding phytanoyl-CoA dioxygenase family protein: MYMSTENKLFQQFHDEGYVVFKNALNADLLNKLNQQCEQLTDLYMEKYSNIVSCSSRSLRETKDFKLLDFFNNNRNYCPRANRKDIDLDVIKNLFYETRFYSFAKKVLSSEDELVLFQEYSIRSVVPHSFSENITGWHQDASDKNPDLEMVIFWAPISGAETGGLKIIPKSHRLGVVEHSDTPPFYHVKNAILDNYLDGEISLELEPGDCVMFHHHMFHTARANLSNKIRWSIDFRYQTLSQFERKRVGLIL; encoded by the coding sequence ATGTATATGAGTACTGAAAATAAACTCTTTCAGCAGTTCCACGATGAAGGATATGTTGTTTTTAAAAATGCGCTGAATGCTGACCTGTTAAATAAATTAAATCAACAGTGTGAGCAGCTCACTGATCTTTATATGGAAAAGTATTCAAATATTGTAAGTTGTTCCAGCCGCTCGCTGAGAGAAACGAAGGACTTCAAACTGCTCGACTTTTTTAATAATAATAGAAATTACTGCCCTCGGGCGAATCGTAAAGATATTGATTTAGATGTAATCAAAAATCTGTTCTATGAAACGAGGTTTTATAGTTTTGCCAAGAAAGTGCTCAGTAGCGAGGATGAACTCGTTTTATTCCAAGAATACTCGATCCGTTCAGTAGTACCTCATTCATTCAGTGAAAACATTACAGGATGGCATCAAGACGCCTCTGATAAAAATCCAGATTTGGAGATGGTTATCTTTTGGGCGCCCATTTCAGGGGCTGAAACCGGAGGATTGAAAATCATTCCAAAATCGCATCGTTTAGGTGTTGTTGAACATTCAGATACGCCACCATTTTATCATGTTAAAAATGCAATCCTTGATAACTATTTAGACGGTGAGATTTCGTTGGAATTGGAGCCGGGTGATTGTGTGATGTTCCACCATCATATGTTCCATACCGCGAGAGCAAACTTATCAAACAAAATTCGGTGGTCAATTGACTTTCGTTATCAAACCCTATCGCAATTTGAGAGAAAGCGAGTAGGATTAATTTTATGA